The Quercus robur chromosome 7, dhQueRobu3.1, whole genome shotgun sequence genome has a segment encoding these proteins:
- the LOC126691656 gene encoding disease resistance protein RUN1-like isoform X34 yields the protein MSTQGASTSSPSSSSTPRRTYDVFLSFRGEDTRTSFTDHLYNALTRKGIFTFRDDENLERGRFISEELVKAIQESKFAIVILSKNYAFSTWLLDELEHIVRCVEETGLVVVPIFYHVNPSDVRKQTGTFAEAFNAHKKRALDEHKMKTWRTALGVVADLSGWDLKDRHESEFIPKIVEDIDKKLNSKFLIIHENLVGVESMVAELLNCSYLDFENNVCMIGICGMGGIGKTTLAKAVYDMHSNKFDASSFIANVREKSERDCLLQLQKQLLKDISGEINTNISDDCEGVYIIKKRLRDKKVLLVLDDVNDEHQLEKLAGKKGWFRPGSWIIITTRDEHVLVAHEVLKIYRPKGLNNDDALKFFCLKAFKNEQPKEGYTQLSQEFVKYAGGLPLALVTLGSFLVGRPRDDWQSALDYFKENPPKKIFDILKISFDGLEDMWKEVFLDIACFFTGWPKFEVIRILKNCGFKARIGISVLQDKSLLTVIGGNEELGMHDLLQEMGKNIVRSCGELGRQSRLWLFEDLCRVLENNMETNAIQAIVIKKRNAGFNFEEFPEVFSKMTNLRLLIIDELHIPNALNRVPNGLRHLSWKCCSLKCLPSSFEPKELVELDLQYSKCEYLWEGAKCLGNLKSINLSSSENLIWTPDFSRVPRLEVLHLGCCTNLGGLHPSIGQLSKLKSLHLSYCESLTNLPSFSEATSLEVLGLECCTNLVGLHPSFGQLSKLKSLDLSRCTSLTNLPSFSEATSLEVLGLEWCTNLVGLHPSFGQLSKLKSLDLSHCTSLTNLPSFSKATSLEVLGLEGCTNLVGLHPSIGQLSKLKSLHLSHCTSLTNLPSFSEATSLEVLGLEWCTNLVGLHPSIGQLSKLKSLHLSRCTSLTNLPSFSEATSLEVLGLEGCTNLVGLHPSIGQLSKLKSLHLSRCTSLTNLPSFSEATSLEVLGLEGCTNLVGLHPSIGQLSKLKSLHLSRCTSLTNLPSFSEATSLEVLGLEGCTNLVGLHPSIGQLSKLKSLHLSRCTSLTNLPSFSEATSLEVLGLEWCTNLVGLHPLFGQLSKLKSLHLSYCTSLTNLPSFSEATSLEVLLLEGCTNLVGLHPSIGQLSKLKSLHLSRCTSLTNLPSFLEATSLEVLGLEGCTNLVGLHPSIGQLSKLKSLHLSRCTSLTNLPSFLEATSLEVLGLEGCTNLVGLHPSIGQLSKLKSLHLSRCTSLTNLPSFSEATSLEVLGLEGCTNLVGLHPLFGQLSKLKSLNLSDCTSLTNLPNFSEATSLEVLGLR from the exons TTACCACGTGAATCCATCTGATGTACGGAAGCAGACAGGAACTTTTGCAGAAGCATTTAATGCTCACAAAAAAAGAGCCTTAGATGAACACAAAATGAAAACGTGGAGAACTGCTTTGGGAGTAGTGGCTGATCTCTCTGGTTGGGATTTGAAAGATAG GCATGAGTCAGAATTTATCCCAAAAATTGTTGAAGACATTGATAagaaattgaattcaaaattcTTAATCATTCACGAAAACCTCGTAGGAGTAGAATCTATGGTGGCAGAATTGTTGAACTGTTCGTATTTAGATTTTGAGAATAATGTTTGCATGATAGGGATTTGTGGTATGGGGGGAATCGGAAAGACAACTCTTGCTAAAGCTGTTTATGATATGCATTCTAATAAATTTGATGCTTCTAGTTTTATTGCTAATGTTAGGGAAAAGTCGGAAAGAGATTGTTTGcttcaattacaaaaacaacTTCTTAAAGATATTTCGGGcgaaataaatacaaatatatcgGATGATTGTGAAGGAGTTTACATAATCAAAAAAAGGTTACGTGATAAAAAAGTTCTACTTGTCCTAGATGATGTTAATGATGAGCACCAATTAGAAAAATTGGCCGGAAAGAAAGGCTGGTTTCGACCGGGGAGTTGGATCATTATAACAACTAGAGATGAACATGTGTTAGTTGCACATGAAGTTCTTAAAATTTATAGGCCTAAAGGACTAAATAATGATGatgctttaaaatttttttgtttgaaagccTTCAAAAATGAGCAACCCAAAGAAGGTTATACGCAACTATCTCAGGAATTTGTAAAATATGCCGGTGGCCTTCCGTTAGCTCTTGTTACTTTGGGTTCCTTTTTAGTTGGAAGACCAAGAGATGACTGGCAAAGTGCATTGGactattttaaagaaaatcctccaaaaaaaatatttgatatacttaaaataagttttgatgggCTAGAGGATATGTGGAAGGAGGTATTCTTAGATATTGCGTGTTTCTTTACGGGGTGGCCCAAATTTGAGGTAATACGTATACTAAAGAACTGTGGTTTTAAGGCAAGAATTGGTATAAGTGTTCTTCAGGACAAATCTCTCCTAACTGTCATAGGAGGCAATGAAGAATTGGGGATGCATGATCTACTACAAGAAATGGGTAAAAACATTGTTCGATCATGTGGAGAGCTTGGAAGGCAAAGTAGGTTGTGGCTTTTTGAGGACTTGTGTCGTGTATTGGAGAACAATATG GAAACAAATGCAATTCAAGCCATAGTCATCAAGAAAAGGAATGCAGGTTTCAACTTTGAAGAATTTCCTGAAGTTTTTTCAAAGATGACTAATCTTAGATTGCTAATAATTGATGAGTTGCACATCCCAAATGCTCTCAATCGTGTTCCTAATGGCCTAAGACATCTTTCATGGaaatgttgttcattaaaatGTTTGCCATCTAGTTTCGAACCAAAGGAACTTGTTGAACTTGACTTGCAGTATAGCAAATGTGAATATCTTTGGGAAGGAGCAAAG TGTTTAGGAAACTTAAAGTCCATCAATCTTTCCTCATCGGAGAACCTAATTTGGACACCTGACTTTTCAAGGGTTCCGAGACTTGAGGTACTACACCTTGGTTGTTGCACTAATTTGGGTGGGTTACACCCATCTATTGGACAACTCAGCAAGCTTAAAAGTTTACATCTGTCTTACTGCGAATCTCTTACTAATCTTCCCAGCTTTTCAGAGGCTACGAGTCTTGAGGTACTAGGCCTGGAATGTTGCACTAATTTGGTTGGGTTACACCCATCGTTTGGACAACTCAGCAAGCTTAAAAGTTTAGATCTGTCTCGCTGCACATCTCTTACTAATCTTCCCAGCTTTTCAGAGGCTACGAGTCTTGAGGTACTAGGCCTGGAATGGTGCACTAATTTGGTTGGGTTACACCCATCGTTTGGACAACTCAGCAAGCTTAAAAGTTTAGATCTGTCTCACTGCACATCTCTTACTAATCTTCCGAGCTTTTCAAAGGCTACGAGTCTTGAGGTACTAGGCCTGGAAGGGTGCACTAATTTGGTTGGGTTACACCCATCTATTGGACAACTCAGCAAGCTTAAAAGTTTACATCTGTCTCACTGCACATCTCTTACTAATCTTCCCAGCTTTTCAGAGGCTACGAGTCTTGAG GTACTAGGCCTGGAATGGTGCACTAATTTGGTTGGGTTACACCCATCTATTGGACAACTCAGCAAGCTTAAAAGTTTACATCTGTCTCGCTGCACATCTCTTACTAATCTTCCCAGCTTTTCAGAGGCTACGAGTCTTGAGGTACTAGGCCTGGAAGGGTGCACTAATTTGGTTGGGTTACACCCATCTATTGGACAACTCAGCAAGCTTAAAAGTTTACATCTGTCTCGCTGCACATCTCTTACTAATCTTCCCAGCTTTTCAGAGGCTACGAGTCTTGAG GTACTAGGCCTGGAAGGGTGCACTAATTTGGTTGGGTTACACCCATCTATTGGACAACTCAGCAAGCTTAAAAGTTTACATCTGTCTCGCTGCACATCTCTTACTAATCTTCCCAGCTTTTCAGAGGCTACGAGTCTTGAGGTACTAGGCCTGGAAGGGTGCACTAATTTGGTTGGGTTACACCCATCTATTGGACAACTCAGCAAGCTTAAAAGTTTACATCTGTCTCGCTGCACATCTCTTACTAATCTTCCCAGCTTTTCAGAGGCTACGAGTCTTGAG GTACTAGGCCTGGAATGGTGCACTAATTTGGTTGGGTTACACCCATTGTTTGGACAACTCAGCAAGCTTAAAAGTTTACATCTGTCTTACTGCACATCTCTTACTAATCTTCCCAGCTTTTCCGAGGCTACGAGTCTTGAGGTACTACTCCTGGAAGGGTGCACTAATTTGGTTGGGTTACACCCATCTATTGGACAACTCAGCAAGCTTAAAAGTTTACATCTGTCTCGCTGCACATCTCTTACTAATCTTCCCAGCTTTTTAGAGGCTACGAGTCTTGAG GTACTAGGCCTGGAAGGGTGCACTAATTTGGTTGGGTTACACCCATCTATTGGACAACTCAGCAAGCTTAAAAGTTTACATCTGTCTCGCTGCACATCTCTTACTAATCTTCCCAGCTTTTTAGAGGCTACGAGTCTTGAG GTACTAGGCCTGGAAGGGTGCACTAATTTGGTTGGGTTACACCCATCTATTGGACAACTCAGCAAGCTTAAAAGTTTACATCTGTCTCGCTGCACATCTCTTACTAATCTTCCCAGCTTTTCAGAGGCTACGAGTCTTGAGGTACTAGGCCTGGAAGGGTGCACTAATTTGGTTGGGTTACACCCATTGTTTGGACAACTCAGCAAGCTTAAAAGTTTAAATCTGTCTGATTGCACATCTCTTACTAATCTTCCCAACTTTTCAGAGGCTACGAGTCTTGAGGTACTAGGCCTGAGATGA
- the LOC126691656 gene encoding disease resistance protein TAO1-like isoform X16 — translation MSTQGASTSSPSSSSTPRRTYDVFLSFRGEDTRTSFTDHLYNALTRKGIFTFRDDENLERGRFISEELVKAIQESKFAIVILSKNYAFSTWLLDELEHIVRCVEETGLVVVPIFYHVNPSDVRKQTGTFAEAFNAHKKRALDEHKMKTWRTALGVVADLSGWDLKDRHESEFIPKIVEDIDKKLNSKFLIIHENLVGVESMVAELLNCSYLDFENNVCMIGICGMGGIGKTTLAKAVYDMHSNKFDASSFIANVREKSERDCLLQLQKQLLKDISGEINTNISDDCEGVYIIKKRLRDKKVLLVLDDVNDEHQLEKLAGKKGWFRPGSWIIITTRDEHVLVAHEVLKIYRPKGLNNDDALKFFCLKAFKNEQPKEGYTQLSQEFVKYAGGLPLALVTLGSFLVGRPRDDWQSALDYFKENPPKKIFDILKISFDGLEDMWKEVFLDIACFFTGWPKFEVIRILKNCGFKARIGISVLQDKSLLTVIGGNEELGMHDLLQEMGKNIVRSCGELGRQSRLWLFEDLCRVLENNMETNAIQAIVIKKRNAGFNFEEFPEVFSKMTNLRLLIIDELHIPNALNRVPNGLRHLSWKCCSLKCLPSSFEPKELVELDLQYSKCEYLWEGAKCLGNLKSINLSSSENLIWTPDFSRVPRLEVLHLGCCTNLGGLHPSIGQLSKLKSLHLSYCESLTNLPSFSEATSLEVLGLECCTNLVGLHPSFGQLSKLKSLDLSRCTSLTNLPSFSEATSLEVLGLEWCTNLVGLHPSFGQLSKLKSLDLSHCTSLTNLPSFSKATSLEVLGLEGCTNLVGLHPSIGQLSKLKSLHLSHCTSLTNLPSFSEATSLEVLGLEGCTNLIGLHPSIGQLSKLKSLHLSRCTSLTNLPSFSEATSLEVLGLEWCTNLVGLHPSIGQLSKLKSLHLSRCTSLTNLPSFSEATSLEVLGLEGCTNLVGLHPSIGQLSKLKSLHLSRCTSLTNLPSFSEATSLEVLGLEWCTNLVGLHPLFGQLSKLKSLHLSCCTSLANLPSFSEATSLEVLLLEGCTNLVGLHPSIGQLSKLKSLHLSRCTSLTNLPSFSEATSLEVLGLEGCTNLVGLHPSIGQLSKLKSLHLSHCTSLTNLPSFSEATSLEVLGLEGCTNLIGLHPSIGQLSKLKSLHLSRCTSLTNLPSFSEATSLEVLGLEGCTNLIGLHPSIGQLSKLKSLHLSRCTSLTNLPSFSEATSLEVLGLEWCTNLVGLHPLFGQLSKLKSLHLSYCTSLTNLPSFSEATSLEVLLLEGCTNLVGLHPSIGQLSKLKSLHLSRCTSLTNLPSFLEATSLEVLGLEGCTNLVGLHPSIGQLSKLKSLHLSRCTSLTNLPSFLEATSLEVLGLEGCTNLVGLHPSIGQLSKLKSLHLSRCTSLTNLPSFSEATSLEVLGLEGCTNLVGLHPLFGQLSKLKSLNLSDCTSLTNLPNFSEATSLEVLGLR, via the exons TTACCACGTGAATCCATCTGATGTACGGAAGCAGACAGGAACTTTTGCAGAAGCATTTAATGCTCACAAAAAAAGAGCCTTAGATGAACACAAAATGAAAACGTGGAGAACTGCTTTGGGAGTAGTGGCTGATCTCTCTGGTTGGGATTTGAAAGATAG GCATGAGTCAGAATTTATCCCAAAAATTGTTGAAGACATTGATAagaaattgaattcaaaattcTTAATCATTCACGAAAACCTCGTAGGAGTAGAATCTATGGTGGCAGAATTGTTGAACTGTTCGTATTTAGATTTTGAGAATAATGTTTGCATGATAGGGATTTGTGGTATGGGGGGAATCGGAAAGACAACTCTTGCTAAAGCTGTTTATGATATGCATTCTAATAAATTTGATGCTTCTAGTTTTATTGCTAATGTTAGGGAAAAGTCGGAAAGAGATTGTTTGcttcaattacaaaaacaacTTCTTAAAGATATTTCGGGcgaaataaatacaaatatatcgGATGATTGTGAAGGAGTTTACATAATCAAAAAAAGGTTACGTGATAAAAAAGTTCTACTTGTCCTAGATGATGTTAATGATGAGCACCAATTAGAAAAATTGGCCGGAAAGAAAGGCTGGTTTCGACCGGGGAGTTGGATCATTATAACAACTAGAGATGAACATGTGTTAGTTGCACATGAAGTTCTTAAAATTTATAGGCCTAAAGGACTAAATAATGATGatgctttaaaatttttttgtttgaaagccTTCAAAAATGAGCAACCCAAAGAAGGTTATACGCAACTATCTCAGGAATTTGTAAAATATGCCGGTGGCCTTCCGTTAGCTCTTGTTACTTTGGGTTCCTTTTTAGTTGGAAGACCAAGAGATGACTGGCAAAGTGCATTGGactattttaaagaaaatcctccaaaaaaaatatttgatatacttaaaataagttttgatgggCTAGAGGATATGTGGAAGGAGGTATTCTTAGATATTGCGTGTTTCTTTACGGGGTGGCCCAAATTTGAGGTAATACGTATACTAAAGAACTGTGGTTTTAAGGCAAGAATTGGTATAAGTGTTCTTCAGGACAAATCTCTCCTAACTGTCATAGGAGGCAATGAAGAATTGGGGATGCATGATCTACTACAAGAAATGGGTAAAAACATTGTTCGATCATGTGGAGAGCTTGGAAGGCAAAGTAGGTTGTGGCTTTTTGAGGACTTGTGTCGTGTATTGGAGAACAATATG GAAACAAATGCAATTCAAGCCATAGTCATCAAGAAAAGGAATGCAGGTTTCAACTTTGAAGAATTTCCTGAAGTTTTTTCAAAGATGACTAATCTTAGATTGCTAATAATTGATGAGTTGCACATCCCAAATGCTCTCAATCGTGTTCCTAATGGCCTAAGACATCTTTCATGGaaatgttgttcattaaaatGTTTGCCATCTAGTTTCGAACCAAAGGAACTTGTTGAACTTGACTTGCAGTATAGCAAATGTGAATATCTTTGGGAAGGAGCAAAG TGTTTAGGAAACTTAAAGTCCATCAATCTTTCCTCATCGGAGAACCTAATTTGGACACCTGACTTTTCAAGGGTTCCGAGACTTGAGGTACTACACCTTGGTTGTTGCACTAATTTGGGTGGGTTACACCCATCTATTGGACAACTCAGCAAGCTTAAAAGTTTACATCTGTCTTACTGCGAATCTCTTACTAATCTTCCCAGCTTTTCAGAGGCTACGAGTCTTGAGGTACTAGGCCTGGAATGTTGCACTAATTTGGTTGGGTTACACCCATCGTTTGGACAACTCAGCAAGCTTAAAAGTTTAGATCTGTCTCGCTGCACATCTCTTACTAATCTTCCCAGCTTTTCAGAGGCTACGAGTCTTGAGGTACTAGGCCTGGAATGGTGCACTAATTTGGTTGGGTTACACCCATCGTTTGGACAACTCAGCAAGCTTAAAAGTTTAGATCTGTCTCACTGCACATCTCTTACTAATCTTCCGAGCTTTTCAAAGGCTACGAGTCTTGAGGTACTAGGCCTGGAAGGGTGCACTAATTTGGTTGGGTTACACCCATCTATTGGACAACTCAGCAAGCTTAAAAGTTTACATCTGTCTCACTGCACATCTCTTACTAATCTTCCCAGCTTTTCAGAGGCTACGAGTCTTGAG GTACTAGGCCTGGAAGGGTGCACTAATTTGATTGGGTTACACCCATCTATTGGACAACTCAGCAAGCTTAAAAGTTTACATCTGTCTCGCTGCACATCTCTTACTAATCTTCCCAGCTTTTCAGAGGCTACGAGTCTTGAGGTACTAGGCCTGGAATGGTGCACTAATTTGGTTGGGTTACACCCATCTATTGGACAACTCAGCAAGCTTAAAAGTTTACATCTGTCTCGCTGCACATCTCTTACTAATCTTCCCAGCTTTTCAGAGGCTACGAGTCTTGAGGTACTAGGCCTGGAAGGGTGCACTAATTTGGTTGGGTTACACCCATCTATTGGACAACTCAGCAAGCTTAAAAGTTTACATCTGTCTCGCTGCACATCTCTTACTAATCTTCCCAGCTTTTCAGAGGCTACGAGTCTTGAG GTACTAGGCCTGGAATGGTGCACTAATTTGGTTGGGTTACACCCATTGTTTGGACAACTCAGCAAGCTTAAAAGTTTACATCTGTCTTGCTGCACATCTCTTGCTAATCTTCCTAGTTTTTCAGAGGCTACGAGTCTTGAGGTACTACTCCTGGAAGGGTGCACTAATTTGGTTGGGTTACACCCATCTATTGGACAACTCAGCAAGCTTAAAAGTTTACATTTGTCTCGCTGCACATCTCTTACTAATCTTCCCAGCTTTTCAGAGGCTACGAGTCTTGAG GTACTAGGCCTGGAAGGGTGCACTAATTTGGTTGGGTTACACCCATCTATTGGACAACTCAGCAAGCTTAAAAGTTTACATCTGTCTCACTGCACATCTCTTACTAATCTTCCCAGCTTTTCAGAGGCTACGAGTCTTGAGGTACTAGGCCTGGAAGGGTGCACTAATTTGATTGGGTTACACCCATCTATTGGACAACTCAGCAAGCTTAAAAGTTTACATCTGTCTCGCTGCACATCTCTTACTAATCTTCCCAGCTTTTCAGAGGCTACGAGTCTTGAG GTACTAGGCCTGGAAGGGTGCACTAATTTGATTGGGTTACACCCATCTATTGGACAACTCAGCAAGCTTAAAAGTTTACATCTGTCTCGCTGCACATCTCTTACTAATCTTCCCAGCTTTTCAGAGGCTACGAGTCTTGAG GTACTAGGCCTGGAATGGTGCACTAATTTGGTTGGGTTACACCCATTGTTTGGACAACTCAGCAAGCTTAAAAGTTTACATCTGTCTTACTGCACATCTCTTACTAATCTTCCCAGCTTTTCCGAGGCTACGAGTCTTGAGGTACTACTCCTGGAAGGGTGCACTAATTTGGTTGGGTTACACCCATCTATTGGACAACTCAGCAAGCTTAAAAGTTTACATCTGTCTCGCTGCACATCTCTTACTAATCTTCCCAGCTTTTTAGAGGCTACGAGTCTTGAG GTACTAGGCCTGGAAGGGTGCACTAATTTGGTTGGGTTACACCCATCTATTGGACAACTCAGCAAGCTTAAAAGTTTACATCTGTCTCGCTGCACATCTCTTACTAATCTTCCCAGCTTTTTAGAGGCTACGAGTCTTGAG GTACTAGGCCTGGAAGGGTGCACTAATTTGGTTGGGTTACACCCATCTATTGGACAACTCAGCAAGCTTAAAAGTTTACATCTGTCTCGCTGCACATCTCTTACTAATCTTCCCAGCTTTTCAGAGGCTACGAGTCTTGAGGTACTAGGCCTGGAAGGGTGCACTAATTTGGTTGGGTTACACCCATTGTTTGGACAACTCAGCAAGCTTAAAAGTTTAAATCTGTCTGATTGCACATCTCTTACTAATCTTCCCAACTTTTCAGAGGCTACGAGTCTTGAGGTACTAGGCCTGAGATGA